Proteins from a genomic interval of Caulobacter rhizosphaerae:
- a CDS encoding carboxylesterase/lipase family protein: protein MPSPDGRAVALAVLLAFGAAGTTFASDGVEVTVTGGAIHGEARGAGAVFRGVPFAVPPIGDRRWKPPAAVPPWTGTRDATASGPPCLQRSYGWNAKDAADSREDCLYLDVRTPALRPAKPLPVMVWIHGGANRAGSARGTVESSLVDQGVVLVSIQYRLGAFGFLSHPGLTAEGGGASGNYALMDQIAALRWVRDNIARFGGDPGNVTLFGHSAGGQDVGLLMLAPEARDLFHKAIEQSGAAGFGLPPRSLAENEALGQALGRALGAKDLDGLRAASGPAVLDAAEGLKPPIADDGFVWLQAVVDGAVIREPPAATLAAGRQARVPLIIGNSARELSLYGGAANASAWVKANYQDPDQALRLYGIGARGAASDETADQIAADTGFRCPATWVAARHVAIGQRTWRYELAVAAPGAGPVRHGSELPFVFDTPPAGATPAAWPPLQAYWTNFARTGDPNGPGLTPWPAQTAAVEAIAFTPSGPRTTKDDRGALCRLLPRP, encoded by the coding sequence ATGCCGTCGCCTGACGGCCGCGCCGTCGCCCTGGCCGTTCTGCTGGCCTTCGGGGCGGCGGGAACGACTTTCGCGAGCGACGGCGTCGAAGTCACCGTCACCGGCGGCGCGATCCACGGCGAGGCGCGCGGCGCCGGGGCGGTCTTTCGCGGCGTGCCCTTCGCCGTCCCGCCCATCGGAGACCGCCGCTGGAAGCCGCCGGCCGCCGTTCCGCCCTGGACCGGGACCCGCGACGCGACAGCTTCGGGTCCGCCCTGCCTGCAGAGGTCCTACGGCTGGAACGCCAAGGACGCCGCCGACAGCCGGGAGGACTGCCTCTATCTCGACGTCCGCACGCCGGCGCTCAGGCCGGCCAAGCCTCTGCCGGTCATGGTCTGGATCCATGGCGGGGCCAACCGGGCCGGATCGGCGCGGGGCACGGTCGAGTCGAGTCTCGTCGACCAGGGCGTGGTGCTGGTGTCGATCCAGTACCGGCTGGGGGCCTTCGGTTTCCTGTCCCATCCCGGCTTGACCGCCGAGGGCGGCGGAGCCTCGGGCAACTACGCCCTGATGGACCAGATCGCCGCCCTGCGCTGGGTGCGTGACAATATCGCCCGGTTCGGTGGCGATCCCGGCAATGTGACGCTGTTCGGCCACTCGGCCGGTGGCCAGGACGTGGGGCTGCTGATGCTGGCTCCCGAGGCCCGGGACCTGTTCCACAAGGCCATCGAACAGAGCGGCGCGGCGGGCTTCGGCCTGCCGCCGCGGTCCCTGGCTGAGAACGAGGCCCTGGGCCAGGCTTTGGGCCGGGCGCTGGGCGCCAAGGACCTGGACGGGCTGCGCGCCGCCTCGGGTCCGGCCGTGCTCGACGCCGCCGAGGGTCTCAAGCCGCCGATCGCCGACGACGGTTTCGTCTGGCTGCAGGCGGTGGTCGACGGGGCGGTGATCCGTGAGCCGCCGGCCGCGACCCTGGCCGCCGGCCGCCAGGCCCGCGTGCCGTTGATCATCGGCAACAGCGCCCGGGAGCTGTCGCTGTACGGCGGCGCGGCCAACGCCTCGGCCTGGGTGAAAGCCAATTACCAGGACCCAGACCAAGCGCTCCGGCTCTACGGGATCGGCGCCCGGGGCGCGGCGTCGGACGAGACCGCCGACCAGATCGCCGCCGACACCGGCTTCCGCTGTCCGGCGACCTGGGTGGCGGCGCGCCATGTCGCGATTGGCCAGCGGACTTGGCGCTACGAACTGGCGGTCGCCGCCCCCGGCGCCGGACCGGTGCGGCACGGCTCGGAGCTGCCCTTCGTGTTCGACACGCCGCCGGCCGGCGCGACCCCGGCCGCCTGGCCTCCGCTTCAGGCCTATTGGACCAATTTCGCCCGCACCGGTGATCCGAACGGACCGGGCCTGACGCCGTGGCCTGCCCAGACGGCGGCGGTCGAGGCGATCGCCTTCACCCCGTCCGGCCCCCGGACCACGAAAGACGACCGCGGCGCGCTTTGCCGCCTGCTGCCACGACCTTGA
- a CDS encoding ROK family protein gives MIQVGVDFGGTKIEAAALSPDGRFLARVRAPNPGSYDAAIATVRDLIAQAEQQAGGRGSIGVGAPGSVSPRTGVMRNANSTWLNGRRFREDLEAGLSRPVRLANDANCLALSEAVDGAAAGLAVVFAVIIGTGCGGGLAVDGKLVEGANGLAGEWGHAPLPWPKPEESPGPACWCGRHGCLETWISGTGFRRDHAERTGQALAGEEIIAAARAGDAEATISFDRYLDRLGRGLAVIADIVDPDAFVFGGGLSNVGELYDRLPAFIEPHVFSDGWRARLAPAQWGDSSGVRGAARLWTPAEAAAHAVA, from the coding sequence TTGATTCAGGTCGGCGTTGATTTTGGCGGCACGAAGATCGAAGCCGCCGCCCTGTCGCCGGACGGCCGGTTCCTGGCCCGGGTGCGGGCGCCCAACCCTGGGTCCTACGACGCGGCCATCGCCACGGTCCGCGACCTGATCGCCCAGGCCGAGCAGCAGGCCGGCGGTCGCGGCTCGATCGGGGTCGGCGCCCCTGGCTCGGTGTCGCCGCGCACGGGCGTGATGCGCAACGCCAATTCCACCTGGCTGAACGGCCGCCGGTTCCGCGAGGACCTGGAAGCGGGTCTGAGCCGCCCTGTGCGGCTGGCCAACGACGCCAACTGCCTGGCCCTGTCCGAAGCCGTCGACGGCGCGGCGGCCGGCCTTGCGGTGGTCTTCGCGGTGATCATCGGCACCGGCTGCGGCGGCGGCCTGGCGGTCGATGGCAAGCTGGTCGAGGGCGCCAACGGCCTGGCCGGCGAATGGGGCCACGCGCCCCTGCCCTGGCCCAAGCCCGAAGAGTCGCCGGGCCCCGCCTGCTGGTGCGGCCGGCATGGCTGCCTGGAGACTTGGATCTCGGGCACGGGCTTTCGCCGCGACCACGCCGAACGCACCGGCCAGGCCCTGGCCGGCGAGGAGATCATCGCCGCCGCCCGGGCAGGAGACGCCGAGGCTACGATCAGTTTCGACCGCTATCTGGACCGCCTGGGCCGCGGCCTGGCGGTGATCGCCGACATCGTCGATCCCGACGCCTTCGTGTTCGGCGGCGGCCTGTCGAACGTCGGCGAACTCTACGACCGCCTGCCGGCCTTCATCGAACCTCATGTCTTCTCCGACGGCTGGCGGGCCAGGCTGGCTCCGGCGCAGTGGGGCGACTCGTCGGGCGTGCGGGGCGCCGCGCGCCTGTGGACGCCGGCCGAAGCCGCCGCCCATGCCGTCGCCTGA